TtcctttcttttcaacaaattgaacatattcttctttattttctgttttttttttttgtcttcaaatttaaatgtattattatttatttgtatcattATTACAACAATTATTCAATATTTCATACACTGTACATGCCCGTGTATGAAATCATGACAACAAACTTAGAGTAAACATTTAATACAATATACAAATTATAGTGTCGAAAACTCTACTATGTTCAAAAAATGCACCGAGATCTTCGTAGTGAATGATAGTCTACGTGGTGTTTCATTTATCTCGACTCATGCCTTCCTCCACCACCGGAGCCACCGGAGTCATTCCAACTTCACGGTTCCTTTCCTCGATGTTTCCATGCCATCCTAATTGTTTTATTATTCAACATTAATCCAACCAAGTCAATGCAAAGagaacaaacaaaaattaaccTAAAATATAGAACTCCATCTAACATTTATGTAATTAGGAAGGTCAGTCAGTTTGTGGCCAACACAAAATATTATCAAATTTGCTTCTAGAGGGTCTAAGCCACCCGATTTGAAAAGACCTTCCTTCTTTGTAATATCGTTtccttaaaaatatatataaatcttAAACAAACATGAACagatgtactaattaattatgatTAGTAAAACTTAACCTAACTTAGGAATTAAGGAAGACATAGGTACTAATTTATGATTAAAAGAAATAAGGAGATCCAGTTTTATATATTAGTATTAATCATATCCAGACAGTAAGACCTATAATAGGGTCAGAAATTCTTGGGCATACAAAGTCAACAGATCTTGttgaatataaaatatattatggCTACACAAACCGTTGAAGGTAGTTCTAGATCTGGCCGTCCAAGACAAATTAATGCGGGGAGTTTATTGAAACCATTGAATTCAGAATATGATAAAGTAGCTCCTGGGTGGGTAACTACTCTTTTGATGGGTCTCGCAATGACTTTATTCACGATATTCCTATCTATTATTTTAGAGATTTATAATTCTTTCACTTTACTGGTATAACTGAATGTGTATCCTCATATTAATTAGTATTAATCTTGTCATGCGGCACATTGCTTAATTGCAACTttgaatttaaaagaaaaactagaAAGGGAGAAGTAATTACCAAGTTTCATGTCGAAACCGCGAAACTTGAGCTCGCGGTACTCTTGGCACAAGGCGCAGCCCTCACAGCAGCAATGAACCAAGCAGTCACCACAAGGGCTCTCTTCCAGGCTGTATTGCTGTCTCATTTTGGAGCGGTAGAAGCATGAATAGATACATGGAAAAGCCGTCACACAAGCAATCAGTGTGTAAAGCGCTCCACTTGCGCCACAAGCTGCAtataattaagttaattaattacttaaccCTCATTAATCGGTTACTAATACAACCTAATCCCATTTAAAtggaaggaaaaggaaaggaagaagCTTAATTAGCTAATTACATATAGAACCCTTATCGACAATCTCTGCAATTTGGCCAAAAGTGATACATGGACACCAAAATGTTATGCAACCT
The nucleotide sequence above comes from Malus sylvestris chromosome 16, drMalSylv7.2, whole genome shotgun sequence. Encoded proteins:
- the LOC126606337 gene encoding protein PLANT CADMIUM RESISTANCE 2-like: MYSSNANGYEKYSSSDHLHQHVDAPATGIPVSSGTEPYFTTSHEDMSSQSGHSHMTYPPPHLGPRALVPWSTGLFDCFSDPKNCCITFWCPCITFGQIAEIVDKGSISCGASGALYTLIACVTAFPCIYSCFYRSKMRQQYSLEESPCGDCLVHCCCEGCALCQEYRELKFRGFDMKLGWHGNIEERNREVGMTPVAPVVEEGMSRDK